From Streptomyces sp. CMB-StM0423, a single genomic window includes:
- a CDS encoding molybdopterin cofactor-binding domain-containing protein has translation MTGPNGARPHEGPGRRRFLGYVLAAPTLVAAAQLAPAPAAGAAPSPDLTELLDLNDVMTAAALPTSGLITVEVEADGTVSFALPRAEVGQGITTSTAMLVAEELAVPPERVRVTLAEARPELLFNQLTGASNTTIATYTPIRIAAAVARHRLLTAAAAELGAPVAHLTLRDGAVHDRSGAAVGIGALAPKAAATRSEPVEVRLTAREDFTVIGRPHNRIDARDAVTGRKQFAMDLDVPGAKPTMVCRPPTINGKPGAVANLADVAAMPGVTDVVPIDTGVAVRAETFGQCIDAVRALRVDWLPGTAEGKSDETVLRELAAAEPPMGLPPLTPHVEGKFTFHFRSNSALEPNCAIADVRPDRAEVWSALKSPIVAKEAIAAKLGLPLGRVTVHVVQGGGSFGRKLFFDAALEAVEVSRRIGKPVKLMWHRADDVRQGRTHPMATSRVRADYAGGAVLGFRQRHTSVATDFGHGLGELFTAMAARLPVGDIGFSQTFFHLTQSMPYEFGPATRLLNETDKGFNTGSMRNVYSPDVTCARELIVDRLAEKTGKDPYGFRRDFLRDARSRAVLEKAAEAGDWGRRMPEGTAQGIAFHSEYKSVSAALVEIDCRPETVGRPIRDGVAGPRVTKAVFAVDVGLTVNPRGLEAQMMGCFMDGIALALTSSLHLRDGHFLEASWDNYFYTRQWNTPPELKIIVMPDTSDEPGGAGELGVAASMAAVACAYGRATGTMPTVFPINHGTLSFTPKPTVPPIPASPTDGLDQAR, from the coding sequence ATGACCGGACCGAATGGCGCGCGGCCGCACGAAGGACCGGGCCGGCGAAGGTTCCTCGGCTACGTGCTGGCCGCCCCCACCCTCGTCGCCGCCGCCCAACTCGCCCCCGCCCCCGCGGCCGGCGCCGCCCCCTCGCCGGATCTCACCGAACTCCTCGACCTCAACGACGTCATGACCGCCGCCGCACTGCCCACCTCCGGCCTCATCACCGTCGAGGTCGAGGCCGACGGCACCGTCTCCTTCGCCCTGCCCCGCGCCGAGGTCGGACAGGGCATCACCACCTCCACCGCCATGCTCGTCGCCGAGGAGCTGGCGGTGCCGCCCGAGCGGGTACGGGTCACGCTGGCCGAGGCCCGCCCCGAGCTGCTGTTCAACCAGCTCACCGGCGCCTCCAACACCACCATCGCCACCTACACCCCCATCCGTATCGCCGCCGCCGTCGCCCGCCACCGGCTGCTCACCGCCGCCGCGGCCGAACTCGGCGCGCCCGTCGCGCACCTGACCCTGCGCGACGGCGCCGTCCACGACCGCTCCGGCGCCGCCGTCGGCATCGGCGCCCTCGCCCCCAAGGCCGCCGCCACCCGCTCCGAGCCCGTCGAGGTCCGGCTCACCGCCCGCGAGGACTTCACCGTCATCGGCCGGCCCCACAACCGTATCGACGCCCGCGACGCGGTCACCGGCCGCAAGCAGTTCGCGATGGACCTCGATGTCCCCGGCGCGAAGCCGACGATGGTCTGCCGCCCGCCGACCATCAACGGCAAACCCGGCGCCGTCGCCAACCTCGCCGATGTCGCCGCCATGCCGGGCGTCACCGACGTCGTGCCGATCGACACCGGGGTGGCCGTACGCGCCGAGACCTTCGGCCAGTGCATCGACGCCGTACGCGCGCTGCGCGTCGACTGGCTGCCCGGCACCGCCGAGGGCAAGTCCGACGAGACCGTGCTGCGCGAACTCGCCGCGGCCGAGCCGCCGATGGGGCTGCCGCCGCTCACGCCCCACGTGGAGGGCAAGTTCACCTTCCACTTCCGCAGCAACAGCGCGCTGGAGCCCAACTGCGCGATCGCCGACGTACGCCCCGACCGCGCCGAGGTCTGGTCGGCGCTCAAGTCGCCGATCGTCGCCAAGGAGGCCATCGCCGCCAAGCTCGGCCTGCCCCTCGGCCGCGTCACCGTCCACGTCGTCCAGGGCGGCGGCTCCTTCGGCCGCAAGCTGTTCTTCGACGCCGCGCTGGAAGCCGTCGAGGTCTCCCGCAGGATCGGCAAGCCCGTCAAGCTCATGTGGCACCGCGCGGACGACGTCCGCCAGGGCCGTACGCACCCCATGGCCACCTCCCGGGTGCGCGCCGACTACGCCGGGGGCGCCGTCCTCGGCTTCAGGCAGCGGCACACCAGCGTCGCCACCGACTTCGGGCACGGGCTCGGCGAGCTGTTCACCGCCATGGCCGCACGGCTGCCGGTCGGCGACATCGGCTTCTCCCAGACGTTCTTCCACCTCACCCAGTCGATGCCGTACGAGTTCGGGCCGGCCACCCGCCTCCTCAACGAGACCGACAAGGGCTTCAACACCGGCAGCATGCGCAACGTCTACTCGCCGGACGTGACCTGCGCCCGCGAGCTGATCGTCGACCGCCTTGCGGAGAAGACGGGCAAGGACCCGTACGGCTTCCGCCGCGACTTCCTGCGCGATGCACGTTCCCGCGCGGTCCTGGAGAAGGCCGCGGAAGCCGGCGACTGGGGCCGGCGGATGCCCGAGGGCACCGCGCAGGGCATCGCCTTCCACTCCGAGTACAAGTCGGTCAGCGCCGCGCTGGTGGAGATCGACTGCCGCCCCGAGACCGTCGGCCGCCCGATCCGCGACGGCGTCGCGGGCCCCCGCGTCACCAAGGCCGTCTTCGCCGTCGACGTCGGCCTCACGGTCAACCCGCGGGGGCTCGAAGCCCAGATGATGGGCTGCTTCATGGACGGCATCGCGCTGGCCCTGACGTCGAGCCTGCACCTGCGCGACGGCCACTTCCTCGAAGCCAGTTGGGACAACTACTTCTACACCCGGCAGTGGAACACCCCGCCCGAGCTGAAGATCATCGTCATGCCCGACACCTCCGACGAGCCGGGCGGCGCGGGGGAGTTGGGCGTGGCCGCGTCGATGGCCGCGGTGGCGTGCGCGTACGGACGTGCGACCGGAACGATGCCGACCGTCTTCCCGATCAACCACGGCACGCTCTCCTTCACCCCCAAACCGACCGTCCCGCCCATCCCCGCGTCCCCGACCGACGGCCTGGACCAGGCTCGCTGA
- a CDS encoding (2Fe-2S)-binding protein, which yields MPEHTFRVNGEQVTVDVADDVRLLWVLRDILGITGPKYGCGINVCKACTSHLNGKAVNPCAIPVGDLRPADEVTTIEGLADTVADELHPMQQAWLDHDVVQCGYCQPGQIMAAVALVRRAAAEGREITDDDLDGLRNICRCGTYVRIREAIRAGAERM from the coding sequence GTGCCCGAGCACACCTTCCGCGTCAACGGCGAGCAGGTCACCGTCGACGTGGCCGACGACGTGCGCCTGCTGTGGGTGCTGCGCGACATCCTCGGCATCACCGGACCGAAGTACGGCTGCGGCATCAACGTCTGCAAGGCGTGCACCAGCCACCTCAACGGCAAGGCGGTCAACCCCTGCGCGATCCCCGTCGGCGACCTGCGGCCGGCCGACGAGGTCACCACGATCGAGGGCCTCGCGGACACGGTCGCCGACGAGCTGCACCCCATGCAGCAGGCGTGGCTCGACCACGACGTCGTCCAGTGCGGCTACTGCCAGCCCGGCCAGATCATGGCCGCCGTGGCCCTGGTGCGCCGCGCGGCCGCCGAGGGGCGCGAGATCACCGACGACGACCTCGACGGCCTGCGCAACATCTGCCGCTGCGGGACCTACGTTCGTATCCGCGAGGCCATCAGGGCGGGCGCCGAGCGGATGTGA
- a CDS encoding Rid family hydrolase, whose product MATTDAFSHGVAPENDFGYAQAIRSGELIHVSGQVAFDEAGEFAYADDCAAQLTLTYANLDKILEHYGATRNQIVSQTVYGVHLQQHAEAISAGNLAYYGTHRPVSTVVGVTELAFPGQLVEIAVVVDTRLPA is encoded by the coding sequence ATGGCCACCACCGACGCCTTCAGCCACGGCGTGGCACCCGAGAACGACTTCGGCTACGCCCAGGCGATCAGGTCCGGCGAGCTGATCCACGTCTCCGGGCAGGTCGCCTTCGACGAGGCGGGCGAGTTCGCGTACGCGGACGACTGCGCCGCGCAGCTCACGCTGACGTACGCCAACCTCGACAAGATCCTGGAGCACTACGGCGCCACCCGCAACCAGATCGTCTCGCAGACGGTGTACGGCGTGCACCTGCAGCAGCACGCCGAGGCGATCTCGGCCGGCAACCTGGCGTACTACGGCACCCACCGCCCCGTCAGCACCGTCGTCGGCGTGACCGAGCTGGCCTTCCCCGGCCAGCTCGTCGAGATCGCCGTCGTCGTGGACACCCGGCTGCCCGCCTGA
- a CDS encoding winged helix-turn-helix transcriptional regulator yields MVTKHERGGLPEDADLRRADSLAREIFSDVANKWALLIIEALGERTLRFSELRKEVEGVSHKMLTQNLRTLERDGLVDRKVYPTVPPRVEYTLTEPGRALRGTVGAMCDWTQQYLGHIEDARSRFDA; encoded by the coding sequence ATGGTGACCAAGCACGAACGCGGGGGCCTTCCCGAGGACGCGGACCTCAGGCGCGCGGACTCCCTGGCCCGGGAGATCTTCTCCGACGTCGCCAACAAGTGGGCGCTGCTGATCATCGAAGCGCTCGGCGAGCGCACCCTGCGCTTCAGCGAGCTGCGCAAGGAGGTCGAGGGCGTCAGCCACAAGATGCTCACCCAGAACCTGCGCACGCTGGAGCGGGACGGCCTGGTCGACCGGAAGGTCTACCCCACGGTCCCGCCGCGGGTCGAATACACCCTCACCGAGCCGGGCCGCGCCCTGCGGGGCACGGTCGGCGCCATGTGCGACTGGACCCAGCAGTACCTGGGCCACATCGAGGACGCGCGCAGCCGCTTCGACGCCTGA
- a CDS encoding VOC family protein, whose protein sequence is MACRITELVIDTADPERLAAFWSEVLGYVELDRDDDGTIEIGPPDAGFGGLQPTLVLSASSEPRKGKLPLHIDVNATDRDQDAELERLLALGARHVDIGQTGEESWYPLADPEGNEFCLLRSRVQPAG, encoded by the coding sequence ATGGCATGCCGAATCACCGAACTGGTCATCGACACCGCCGATCCCGAGCGGCTCGCCGCGTTCTGGAGCGAGGTCCTCGGTTACGTCGAGCTCGACCGGGACGACGACGGCACCATCGAGATCGGGCCGCCCGACGCCGGTTTCGGCGGCCTCCAGCCCACGCTCGTGCTGAGCGCGAGCAGCGAGCCGCGCAAGGGGAAGCTGCCCCTGCACATCGACGTCAACGCCACCGACCGCGACCAGGACGCGGAGCTGGAGCGGCTGCTGGCGCTCGGAGCCAGGCACGTCGACATCGGCCAGACGGGCGAAGAGAGCTGGTACCCGCTGGCCGACCCCGAGGGCAACGAGTTCTGCCTGCTCCGTTCCCGGGTGCAGCCCGCGGGCTGA
- a CDS encoding alkyl/aryl-sulfatase produces the protein MATPDPSDRADFEAADRGFLAGPAERQVTAADGRVAWDFDDTAFLSSLPDGNHPDTVDPSLWRQAKLCARAGLYEVAEGVLQVRGYDLSHMTLIEGDHGVLVVDPLISRETAAAALALYRAQRGDRPVTGVVITHSHLDHFGGILGVLDPDEDADVPVIAPAGYLEHAVAENVYAGTAMLRRGFYYGGMNLERGPAGLVGMGLGFTASTGTPALLPATMDVTHTGQTETVDGVRFVFQMTPGTEAPSEMNFLLPDHRALCMAENATHNLHNILTLRGALVRDARVWARYLDEALRLFAAGADVLFASHHWPTWGQEAMRDFLTEQRDLYAYLHDQTLRLANQGYTGTEIAEIIEMPPSLAAAWHTHGYYGTVSHNVKAIYQRYLGWYDGHPASLWEHPPAETAKRYAECMGGVDALVAKASAYAEDGDLRFAAQLLKHAVFAEPGHTGARNTLADVFERLGHGAECATWRNCYLVGARELREGVSRTDIAASSLMAALSVEQLLDSVAIVVNGPRAWDLHLTLDWHVTDLAEHHRATLSHGAFTHHRLDGHPAEPADVSLTLTKAQLLALLAGEDPEDIEHTGDLGVLRTLLSVLDKPDPDFAVVTP, from the coding sequence ATGGCCACGCCCGATCCCAGCGACCGCGCGGACTTCGAGGCCGCCGACCGCGGCTTCCTCGCCGGACCCGCCGAACGGCAGGTCACGGCCGCGGACGGGCGGGTGGCGTGGGACTTCGACGACACCGCCTTCCTCAGTTCTCTTCCCGATGGCAACCATCCCGACACCGTCGACCCCAGCCTGTGGCGGCAGGCGAAGCTGTGCGCACGCGCCGGTCTGTACGAGGTGGCCGAGGGCGTGCTGCAGGTACGCGGGTACGACCTCTCCCACATGACCCTGATCGAGGGCGATCACGGCGTCCTCGTCGTGGATCCCCTGATCTCGCGGGAGACCGCCGCCGCCGCGCTGGCCCTGTATCGGGCGCAGCGCGGCGACCGGCCCGTCACCGGCGTGGTCATCACGCACTCGCACCTCGACCACTTCGGCGGCATCCTCGGGGTCCTCGACCCGGACGAGGACGCGGACGTGCCGGTCATCGCCCCGGCCGGGTATCTGGAGCACGCCGTGGCGGAGAACGTCTACGCCGGCACCGCGATGCTGCGCCGCGGCTTCTACTACGGCGGCATGAACCTGGAGCGCGGCCCCGCGGGGCTGGTCGGCATGGGGCTGGGCTTCACCGCCTCCACCGGTACGCCCGCGCTGCTGCCCGCCACCATGGACGTGACCCACACCGGGCAGACCGAGACCGTCGACGGGGTGCGGTTCGTCTTCCAGATGACGCCCGGCACCGAGGCGCCGTCGGAGATGAACTTCCTGCTGCCCGACCACCGCGCGCTGTGCATGGCCGAGAACGCCACCCACAACCTGCACAACATCCTGACCCTGCGCGGTGCCCTCGTCCGCGACGCCCGCGTGTGGGCCCGTTATCTGGACGAGGCGCTACGGCTCTTCGCCGCCGGCGCCGACGTGCTCTTCGCCTCCCACCACTGGCCGACCTGGGGGCAGGAGGCGATGCGCGACTTCCTGACCGAGCAGCGGGACCTGTACGCGTATCTCCACGACCAGACCCTGCGGCTGGCCAACCAGGGCTACACCGGCACCGAGATCGCCGAGATCATCGAGATGCCGCCGTCGCTCGCCGCCGCCTGGCACACGCACGGCTACTACGGCACCGTCAGCCACAACGTCAAGGCCATCTACCAGCGCTACCTCGGCTGGTACGACGGCCACCCCGCCTCGCTGTGGGAGCACCCGCCGGCCGAGACCGCCAAGCGCTACGCCGAGTGCATGGGCGGCGTCGACGCCCTGGTGGCCAAGGCCAGCGCGTACGCCGAGGACGGCGATCTGCGCTTCGCCGCGCAACTCCTCAAGCACGCGGTCTTCGCCGAACCCGGCCACACCGGCGCCAGGAACACGCTCGCCGACGTCTTCGAACGGCTCGGCCACGGCGCCGAGTGCGCGACCTGGCGCAACTGCTATCTCGTCGGGGCCCGCGAGCTGCGCGAAGGCGTCAGCCGGACCGACATCGCCGCGAGCAGCCTGATGGCCGCACTCAGCGTGGAGCAACTCCTCGACTCCGTCGCCATCGTCGTCAACGGCCCCCGGGCGTGGGATCTCCACCTCACCCTGGACTGGCACGTCACCGACCTCGCCGAGCACCACCGCGCCACGCTCTCGCACGGCGCCTTCACCCATCACCGCCTCGACGGCCATCCCGCAGAGCCGGCCGACGTGTCGCTGACGCTGACCAAGGCCCAGTTGCTCGCGCTGCTGGCGGGTGAGGATCCGGAGGACATCGAGCACACGGGCGACCTGGGCGTGCTGCGCACCCTGCTGTCCGTCCTCGACAAGCCCGACCCGGACTTCGCCGTCGTCACCCCCTGA
- a CDS encoding phospholipase A2, giving the protein MNKISRILRAKPSTAAATLALLTAATLGATTAEAAAADSAPAAAPTLREQADALMNLTYGSFAETPHVPPFNWTTDGCSVPTGYAPYSDVFRPACVLHDFGYRNYGADHELKLSPTRETKNWIDGRFRTEMRRICDDRDTSRLSHLTCVNAAEAYYEAVQLGGDNAFF; this is encoded by the coding sequence ATGAACAAGATCAGCCGCATCCTGCGCGCGAAACCGTCGACCGCGGCCGCCACCCTGGCCCTCCTGACAGCGGCCACCCTCGGCGCCACGACGGCCGAGGCCGCCGCCGCCGACTCCGCTCCCGCAGCAGCGCCGACGCTGCGCGAGCAGGCCGACGCCCTCATGAACCTCACCTACGGGTCATTCGCCGAAACCCCGCACGTCCCCCCGTTCAACTGGACGACCGACGGCTGCTCCGTCCCCACCGGCTACGCCCCGTACAGCGACGTGTTCCGCCCCGCGTGCGTCCTCCACGACTTCGGCTACCGGAACTACGGAGCCGACCACGAGCTGAAGCTGAGCCCCACCCGCGAGACCAAGAACTGGATCGACGGCCGCTTCCGCACCGAAATGCGCCGCATCTGCGACGACCGCGACACCTCCCGCCTTTCCCACCTCACCTGCGTCAACGCCGCCGAGGCGTACTACGAGGCGGTCCAACTGGGCGGCGACAACGCGTTCTTCTAA
- a CDS encoding SDR family oxidoreductase codes for MAYPSDNPLSGKAAFVGGASRNLGALISTALGTEGALVAVHYNSDSSRAKAEDVVARINGGPGEAFAVQADLTRPAEVERVFDTVVDRFGRLDYSVNTAGMVLKKPLADITEEEYDRMFAVNCKAAFFVMREAARRIEDGGRIVTVLTSLLAAYTGLYSAYAGSKAPVEHFTRALSKELFGRNVSVNNIAPGPMDTPFFYPAEDPDSIAYHKSSAMNGELTRIEDIVPWVRHLLTDGWWANGQTLFLNGGYTTR; via the coding sequence ATGGCGTACCCCTCGGACAACCCGCTCAGCGGCAAGGCCGCCTTCGTCGGCGGCGCATCGCGCAATCTAGGCGCCCTGATCAGCACGGCCCTGGGCACGGAGGGTGCCTTGGTCGCCGTGCACTACAACAGCGACTCCTCCCGGGCCAAGGCGGAGGACGTGGTCGCGCGGATCAACGGCGGCCCCGGCGAAGCCTTCGCCGTCCAGGCCGACCTGACCAGGCCCGCGGAGGTCGAGCGCGTCTTCGACACCGTCGTCGACCGCTTCGGCAGGCTCGACTACAGCGTCAACACCGCCGGCATGGTGCTGAAGAAGCCGCTGGCCGACATCACCGAGGAGGAGTACGACCGAATGTTCGCGGTCAACTGCAAGGCGGCGTTCTTCGTGATGCGCGAGGCCGCGCGGCGCATCGAGGACGGCGGGAGGATCGTCACGGTGCTCACCTCCCTGCTCGCCGCGTACACCGGTCTGTACTCCGCCTACGCCGGGAGCAAGGCCCCGGTCGAGCACTTCACCCGGGCACTCTCGAAAGAGCTGTTCGGCCGCAACGTCTCGGTCAACAACATCGCCCCGGGACCGATGGACACCCCGTTCTTCTACCCGGCCGAGGACCCCGACTCGATCGCGTACCACAAGTCCTCGGCCATGAACGGCGAGCTGACGAGGATCGAGGACATCGTTCCCTGGGTCCGCCACCTGCTCACGGACGGCTGGTGGGCCAACGGCCAGACGCTGTTCCTCAACGGCGGCTACACCACGCGCTGA
- a CDS encoding AraC family transcriptional regulator: MTCLHGSGRELGHAVVERAVERAAGVSDTAPLPVGPPVHVLVVHTGRSANLRWSADGAARRERFHSGEALINPAGWASRPRWQEDVELLLLGLEPAWLEQMAAEDGRRGRFELAPRFHFTDPLLTKLMERLASEYARPGPADSLYAQSLVQAAAAVVVRRASAGRGTAERDGAMPSRRLAQVMDYIHANLAERMALAELAAVAGVSTSHFTRLFRASTGQSPHQFVLQQRLERARRALLHTERPIANIATEAGFADQSHLTRMMRRHGGVTPQMLRESGD, from the coding sequence TTGACGTGTCTGCACGGCAGCGGCCGGGAGTTGGGCCACGCGGTGGTGGAACGGGCGGTGGAGCGGGCCGCCGGGGTGTCGGACACGGCGCCGCTGCCGGTCGGGCCACCGGTACACGTGCTGGTGGTGCACACCGGGCGGTCGGCGAACCTGCGTTGGTCCGCGGACGGGGCGGCCCGGCGTGAGCGGTTCCACTCCGGGGAGGCGCTGATCAATCCGGCGGGCTGGGCCTCGCGGCCGCGCTGGCAGGAGGACGTCGAGCTGCTGTTGCTGGGGCTGGAACCGGCGTGGCTGGAGCAGATGGCGGCGGAGGACGGCCGCCGGGGGCGGTTCGAGCTGGCGCCGCGCTTCCACTTCACCGACCCGCTGCTGACGAAGCTGATGGAACGGCTCGCCTCCGAGTACGCGCGCCCCGGCCCGGCCGACTCGCTCTACGCGCAGTCGCTGGTGCAGGCGGCGGCCGCCGTGGTGGTGCGCAGGGCGAGCGCAGGACGGGGCACCGCGGAGCGGGACGGCGCGATGCCGTCGCGGCGGCTGGCGCAGGTCATGGACTACATCCACGCCAACCTCGCCGAGCGGATGGCCTTGGCGGAGCTGGCCGCGGTCGCGGGCGTGAGCACCTCCCACTTCACCCGGCTCTTCCGGGCCTCCACCGGGCAGTCCCCGCACCAGTTCGTGCTCCAGCAGCGGCTGGAGCGGGCGCGCCGCGCGCTGCTGCACACCGAGAGGCCGATCGCGAACATCGCGACGGAGGCCGGCTTCGCGGACCAGAGCCATCTCACGCGGATGATGCGGCGGCACGGCGGGGTCACCCCGCAGATGCTGCGGGAGAGCGGGGATTGA
- a CDS encoding NAD(P)/FAD-dependent oxidoreductase encodes MTHQPPLTTPDVLVIGAGPAGLTAAADLAPGQAGTVLVVDREPAAGGVPRHSDHTGYGLRDLRRVLSGPAYARRLVDRAAAAGAEIRTRTTVTGWSGADTVEVTSPEGRYRIRARAIVLATGARERPRTARRIPGDRPEGVLTTGQLQNLVHLHHRPVGRRAVIVGGELVSWSAALTLREAGCTPALMISEHPKAESYAAFNAAGRTALRVPVATRTRVTRIIGKNRCEAVEIEHLDTGRRRTVACDTVVFTGDWIPDHELARAAGLTLDPGTLGPLTDTALRTSSPGVYAAGNLLHPVDTADIAALDGRHVAEQVRRHLSGEREPAEGVPLIADAPFRWIAPQILRPGDPAPPHGRLLLWTDTFVRFPRITVRQDSGTVTTRRLPWPAAPGRAFRIPSAVLNGVSPTGGPVHIGVQ; translated from the coding sequence ATGACTCACCAGCCGCCTCTGACCACTCCCGACGTGCTCGTGATCGGCGCCGGCCCCGCCGGGCTGACCGCCGCCGCCGATCTGGCCCCGGGCCAGGCCGGCACGGTCCTGGTCGTCGACCGCGAGCCGGCCGCCGGCGGCGTCCCCCGGCACAGCGACCACACCGGTTACGGGCTGCGTGACCTTCGCCGCGTGCTGTCCGGGCCCGCGTACGCTCGCCGCCTCGTCGACCGGGCCGCCGCGGCAGGGGCCGAGATCCGTACGCGTACCACCGTGACCGGCTGGTCCGGCGCGGATACGGTCGAGGTCACCAGCCCCGAGGGCCGCTACCGCATCCGGGCAAGGGCGATCGTGCTGGCCACCGGCGCACGGGAGCGCCCCCGCACCGCACGCCGCATCCCCGGGGACCGCCCCGAAGGGGTCCTCACCACCGGTCAGTTGCAGAATCTCGTCCACCTCCACCATCGCCCCGTCGGCAGACGCGCCGTGATCGTCGGCGGCGAACTCGTGAGCTGGTCCGCGGCCCTCACCCTCCGCGAAGCCGGCTGCACCCCCGCCCTGATGATCAGCGAGCACCCGAAGGCGGAGTCCTACGCCGCGTTCAACGCCGCCGGGCGGACGGCGCTGCGCGTGCCCGTGGCCACCCGTACCCGCGTCACCCGCATCATCGGCAAGAACCGCTGCGAGGCCGTGGAGATCGAGCACCTCGACACCGGGCGCCGCCGCACGGTCGCCTGCGACACGGTGGTCTTCACCGGCGACTGGATCCCGGACCACGAACTGGCCCGCGCGGCCGGCCTCACCCTCGACCCCGGCACCCTCGGTCCGCTCACGGACACGGCACTGCGCACCAGCAGTCCGGGGGTCTACGCCGCCGGCAACCTCCTGCATCCGGTGGACACCGCGGACATCGCCGCCCTCGACGGCCGCCACGTCGCCGAGCAGGTCCGCCGCCACCTGAGCGGCGAACGCGAGCCGGCCGAAGGCGTACCCCTGATCGCGGACGCCCCGTTCCGCTGGATCGCCCCGCAGATCCTGCGTCCCGGCGATCCGGCACCGCCCCACGGCCGGCTGCTGCTGTGGACGGACACCTTCGTCCGCTTCCCCAGGATCACCGTCCGGCAGGACTCCGGCACCGTCACCACCCGCCGGCTCCCCTGGCCGGCCGCCCCCGGCCGCGCCTTCCGGATCCCGTCGGCCGTGCTGAACGGCGTCTCCCCCACGGGAGGCCCGGTGCACATCGGGGTCCAGTAG
- a CDS encoding NAD(P)/FAD-dependent oxidoreductase: MTATPHRPHDGVFDVAVIGGGIVGAAIARDLSGYDLAVALLEARDDVGDGTSKANTAILHTGFDAKPGTLESELVARGCRLLGAYAEATGIPVERTGAILVAWTGEELEALPGLKEKAEANGYERCRIVGPDEVYRDLPDLGEGALGGLTVPDEAIICTWTTNLALATDAQQRGATLLLRHAVTGIDERDEATTLHTAAGDVRARWVVNAAGLGADHVDRLFGHDRFTVTPRRGELFVFDKLARPLANKIILPVPSSRGKGVLIAPTVYGNVMLGPTAEDLTDRTATATSEEGFDFLLAKGARLMPRLLAEEVTAGYAGLRAAIDHPDYLIETEPQQRYVLVGGIRSTGLTAGMAIAEHVRGLLADAGLAMRARETLPEPPRMPNIGEASPRPYQDAGLIARDPAYGTLTCFCERVTEGEIRDACHAAVPARNLDGLRRRTRAMNGRCQGFYCGAAVAALYERHHTHDGCHHHSGDDR; the protein is encoded by the coding sequence ATGACCGCCACCCCCCATCGTCCGCACGACGGCGTCTTCGATGTCGCGGTGATCGGCGGAGGCATCGTCGGCGCGGCCATCGCCCGCGACCTGTCCGGATACGACCTCGCCGTCGCCCTGCTCGAAGCCCGCGACGACGTGGGCGACGGCACCAGCAAGGCCAACACCGCCATCCTCCACACCGGCTTCGACGCCAAGCCCGGCACGCTGGAGTCCGAACTGGTCGCCCGCGGCTGCCGGTTGCTCGGCGCGTACGCCGAGGCCACCGGCATCCCCGTGGAACGCACCGGAGCCATCCTGGTGGCGTGGACCGGCGAGGAACTTGAGGCTCTGCCCGGGCTGAAGGAGAAGGCCGAGGCCAACGGCTACGAGCGCTGCCGGATCGTCGGCCCCGACGAGGTCTACCGGGACCTCCCCGACCTCGGAGAGGGTGCGCTGGGCGGTCTGACCGTCCCGGACGAGGCCATCATCTGCACCTGGACCACCAACCTCGCGCTGGCCACCGACGCACAGCAGCGCGGCGCCACCCTCCTGCTCCGGCACGCCGTCACCGGCATCGACGAGCGAGACGAGGCGACCACCCTGCACACGGCGGCCGGTGACGTGCGGGCCCGCTGGGTCGTCAACGCGGCCGGCCTCGGGGCCGACCACGTCGACCGCCTCTTCGGGCACGACCGCTTCACCGTCACCCCCCGCCGCGGCGAGCTCTTCGTCTTCGACAAGCTGGCCCGCCCGCTCGCCAACAAGATCATCCTTCCGGTGCCCTCGTCCCGTGGCAAGGGCGTGCTCATCGCCCCGACCGTCTACGGCAACGTGATGCTCGGCCCTACCGCCGAGGACCTCACCGACCGCACCGCCACGGCCACGTCGGAAGAGGGCTTCGACTTCCTCCTCGCCAAGGGTGCGCGCCTGATGCCGCGCCTGCTCGCCGAAGAGGTCACCGCCGGCTACGCGGGTCTGCGCGCCGCGATCGACCACCCCGACTACCTCATCGAGACCGAACCGCAGCAGCGCTACGTCCTCGTCGGCGGCATCCGCTCCACGGGGCTGACCGCCGGCATGGCCATCGCCGAGCACGTCCGCGGGCTGCTGGCAGACGCGGGCCTGGCCATGCGGGCGCGCGAGACACTGCCCGAGCCGCCGCGGATGCCCAACATCGGCGAAGCCTCCCCGCGCCCGTACCAGGACGCCGGTCTGATCGCCCGCGACCCCGCCTACGGCACCCTCACCTGCTTCTGCGAGCGGGTCACCGAAGGCGAGATCCGCGACGCCTGCCACGCCGCCGTCCCCGCGCGCAACCTGGACGGCCTGCGCCGCAGGACCCGCGCCATGAACGGCCGCTGCCAGGGCTTCTACTGCGGCGCGGCCGTCGCCGCCCTGTACGAGCGGCACCACACCCACGACGGCTGCCACCACCACAGCGGGGACGACCGATGA